The sequence below is a genomic window from Chitinispirillales bacterium ANBcel5.
CTATGATGAGCTTTATCAGATCGCGCTGAATCAGGTTAACCACGGAAGCGCACTGCTTGATTTGTGCATGGCGGCAAATGAGATAGAGAATGAGAAAGGATCTATGCTCACGCTCATCGATCATCTAAAAGACCGAATCGGTATTCCTTTTTGTGTCGATACCACTGAGCCTGAAGTGATGGAGGCTGCGCTAAAGAAAAATCCCGGTTCAGTACTTATAAACTCTATCAATCTGGAGTATAAGTGTGAAAAGGCACGTCAGATTTTAAGCCTTGCACGGGATTTTGCCTGTCCGGTGGTGGCTTTGACAATAGATGATGAAGGAATGGCTTCAACAGCAGACATAAAACTTGAGCTTGCAAAGAAACTTCGTGATCTGGCCTGTGGTGAATACGGACTCCCGGAACACTATCTGTATATCGATCCTCTGGTATTTACCCTTGCAACCGGTGACAGTGCTTCTGCTTCAGCAGCGCTTGAGAGCCTGGAAGCTCTTAAACGTATTAAAAAGGAGATGCCGGGGGTACGGACTGTGATGGGGGTTAGTAATGTTTCGTTTGGACTTAAACCACCAGCCAGACGTGTTCTTAACAATCTCATGCTCACCAACGCTGTAAACGCTGGTCTTGATGCGGCGATCTATAATCCTTTGCACATGGATGATGTGGAAACCTATGAACCTGAGCTTCGTAAACTGGGTGAGGATCTTTTATTCAACCGAAGTCCCGACGCGCTTATGAATTTTATCGAACACTTTGAGAAAAGTAAGGTGGTGTCCGGGAAAAAAACTCAGGGTAAAGCACAGGAGGTGGCCCTTAGTGCTGAGCAGAGGCTTAGAAACGCGGTGATAAATCGTGACAGCCGCTCTCTTGACACGACAATTGATGAGCTTCTTAAAAATCACTCAGCGGTGAATATTTTAAATAAAATACTTCTTCCTGCGATGAGTGAGGTTGGTGAGAAGATGGCAAGCGGTGAGATGATACTTCCCTTTGTGCTTCAGGCTGCAGAGGTGATGAAAAAGGCGGCTTCAATTCTTGAACCGTATCTCAAAGGTGAAGGAAGCACGTTCAAGGGTAAACTTATCATTGCCACTGTTTACGGCGATGTGCATGATATTGGGAAGAATCTGGTCGGCTCGATACTTAAGAATCAGGGCTATGAAGTCCTTGACCTGGGTAAACAGGTTCCGGTTGAGGAAATACTTAAAAAGGTCAAAGAAGAGAAACCTGATGCTGTAGGGCTTTCGGCTCTTCTTGTTACCACTTCGCGACAAATGGCACACTGTGTCGAGGAGTTTGCCCGTGAAGGTATCAGTGTACCGCTTATCATAGGTGGCGCGGCGGTAAACAAAGAGTTTGCGTCTCAAATAGCACTGCTTGAAGATGGAAGTGAGTATAAAGGTGGGGTGTACTATGCAAAAGATGCGTTCGATGCGTCCAATGTACTTGAGCATCTGAAAGAACCTTCAGCAAAAAAGGAAACGGGGGCTGAACCTTCCCCAAAACAACCCAAGACTTCACCAATCGACTCAACAGAACAGATCGTGCATGATGAACCCTATATTGAACCAACCTTCTACGGCACCGGTGAAATCCTCGTATGGGATAGTAAATCGGTACTTGAAAGTCTAAACAGGGAGAAACTGTTTAAGGCCTGGTGGGGTGGGGGAAAGCTAAGCACCAGTGATTATAACAGTGCAAAAACAGAGGAGTTTGGCCCTGTATTAGAGCGCCTGGAGAGTGAAATAGTGGATAATGACCTTGTGGATTCAAGGGGCTTTTACGGCTTTTTCCCTGTTATCACCGATAATGATGACCTGATTTTTCTTGATCCGGGGGATTTTCATACTGAGCTGGTATCATTTAAGCTAAAACGAGGAGAGAAAACCGGACGCTCTCTTATCGATTATATAAATCCAGGGGGTGATATTATTGGGGTGCAGGCTGTAACGATAGGCGCAAAGCTTAGTGAGAGAACCGCTCAGCTTATGAATAGTGAAGATCGCTACAGTGATGGGTACTACCTTAATGCTCTTGGTAACTACATGGTCGAGACACTGGCTGAGAAGATAACGGTAGAGATACGACGGGCCCTTGGGCTGGATATGGATGTAGGGAAGCGCTACAGTTTCGGTTACGCCGGG
It includes:
- a CDS encoding homocysteine S-methyltransferase family protein, coding for MELSSPNYLQMVKNGIPLIYDGATGTEIQKMNPQKEDYGAHEGCCEYLNLTRPDIIGQIHRSYLRAGANIIETNTFGGSRPKLQEFGLADRCYEINKAAATVARESITSANPSKPAFVSGSIGPTGFLPSSTDETLSKITFDELVEIFKEQGRGLLDGGVDLFLIETSQDLLEVRAAIYALRSLMSEVGTTIPLQVQVTMDAAGHMLLGSDTKAFMGAVASMKPDVLGLNCSTGPDEMLPIVKDLITLSPLPISILPNAGLPLNIEGKAVYDMDPATFSKKVAPMVTELGVSIVGGCCGTSPEHIEKLSRALEGKKVAGRSLPQKTCYLSTGISGIDLERVEIPRIIGERLNTQGSKKTREFAAAKNYDELYQIALNQVNHGSALLDLCMAANEIENEKGSMLTLIDHLKDRIGIPFCVDTTEPEVMEAALKKNPGSVLINSINLEYKCEKARQILSLARDFACPVVALTIDDEGMASTADIKLELAKKLRDLACGEYGLPEHYLYIDPLVFTLATGDSASASAALESLEALKRIKKEMPGVRTVMGVSNVSFGLKPPARRVLNNLMLTNAVNAGLDAAIYNPLHMDDVETYEPELRKLGEDLLFNRSPDALMNFIEHFEKSKVVSGKKTQGKAQEVALSAEQRLRNAVINRDSRSLDTTIDELLKNHSAVNILNKILLPAMSEVGEKMASGEMILPFVLQAAEVMKKAASILEPYLKGEGSTFKGKLIIATVYGDVHDIGKNLVGSILKNQGYEVLDLGKQVPVEEILKKVKEEKPDAVGLSALLVTTSRQMAHCVEEFAREGISVPLIIGGAAVNKEFASQIALLEDGSEYKGGVYYAKDAFDASNVLEHLKEPSAKKETGAEPSPKQPKTSPIDSTEQIVHDEPYIEPTFYGTGEILVWDSKSVLESLNREKLFKAWWGGGKLSTSDYNSAKTEEFGPVLERLESEIVDNDLVDSRGFYGFFPVITDNDDLIFLDPGDFHTELVSFKLKRGEKTGRSLIDYINPGGDIIGVQAVTIGAKLSERTAQLMNSEDRYSDGYYLNALGNYMVETLAEKITVEIRRALGLDMDVGKRYSFGYAGMPGLEEQKKLIEILGVEERLGISVTEGFQMVPEHSTIGLYIRNRAAQYLG